A genomic region of Pseudomonas migulae contains the following coding sequences:
- a CDS encoding DUF2235 domain-containing protein has protein sequence MSGYVPNPPKNFRYDEAKPVDIHAKRWAEYEKYGKAPAAAKEKVRVALRIGVFFDGTLNNAGNSASGLLCGAHHPIRPEDVDASCKPYMADPEGSYGNDVSNVFKLYELYPTAEVAGNDASSKLVQRSLYVDGIGTDAGAEDSMGAAATGRGDAGVAGKVQKAFVAMKALIKEAIDRNPDGEITSLTFDTFGFSRGAAAARHFANEIVRCKLGPLGEVLRNNPKGFSSSFDARYNSEIIMGFIRYTNAPTESGVRVRHPHVPDSSWRVL, from the coding sequence ATGAGTGGATACGTACCCAACCCCCCGAAAAACTTCCGCTACGACGAAGCCAAACCCGTCGACATCCACGCCAAGCGCTGGGCCGAGTACGAGAAATACGGCAAGGCACCGGCGGCGGCGAAGGAAAAAGTCAGAGTTGCGTTGCGCATTGGCGTGTTCTTCGATGGGACGCTGAACAATGCGGGTAACTCGGCGTCAGGATTATTGTGCGGCGCCCATCACCCGATTCGCCCGGAAGACGTCGATGCGAGCTGCAAGCCGTATATGGCGGATCCGGAGGGGAGTTATGGGAATGATGTGAGTAATGTTTTCAAGCTGTATGAGCTCTATCCGACAGCGGAAGTAGCCGGAAACGATGCGTCATCCAAACTCGTACAGCGCAGTCTCTACGTAGACGGGATCGGCACCGATGCGGGCGCTGAAGACAGCATGGGCGCCGCGGCGACCGGGCGAGGAGACGCAGGCGTAGCGGGGAAGGTACAAAAAGCGTTTGTCGCCATGAAAGCACTGATCAAGGAAGCAATCGATCGCAATCCTGACGGTGAGATTACATCGCTCACATTCGACACCTTCGGGTTCAGTCGAGGCGCCGCCGCTGCCCGACATTTCGCCAATGAAATCGTACGTTGCAAACTAGGGCCTCTGGGCGAAGTGCTCCGCAACAACCCCAAGGGGTTCAGCTCCAGTTTCGATGCCCGGTACAACAGCGAAATCATCATGGGGTTCATTCGCTATACCAACGCACCAACTGAGAGTGGAGTACGTGTGCGCCATCCTCATGTGCCGGACTCTAGCTGGAGAGTGCTTTGA
- a CDS encoding antitoxin Xre-like helix-turn-helix domain-containing protein, whose amino-acid sequence MAVALQQQAFSKRQCVTGLRAAVGILEKWGASSDQACRILRISRSTYTRARQLDPDWAVALDADQMQRISFVLNIHAALRLVFDNPENVYGFPSMANDNEFFNGRSPLEIMAQGDMISLYETFRRIDVLRGAQW is encoded by the coding sequence ATGGCCGTTGCCCTCCAGCAACAAGCCTTTAGCAAGCGCCAGTGTGTAACGGGCCTGCGTGCCGCTGTCGGCATCCTCGAAAAGTGGGGAGCGTCCAGCGATCAGGCTTGCCGTATCCTGCGCATTTCCCGCAGCACCTACACCCGCGCACGGCAGCTCGATCCCGACTGGGCCGTCGCGCTGGACGCGGACCAGATGCAGCGCATCAGTTTTGTCCTCAATATCCACGCCGCCTTGCGCCTGGTGTTCGATAACCCGGAGAACGTCTACGGCTTCCCTTCGATGGCCAACGATAACGAATTCTTCAACGGTCGCTCGCCGCTCGAGATCATGGCTCAGGGCGACATGATTTCCTTGTATGAAACCTTCCGCCGCATCGACGTGCTGCGTGGTGCGCAATGGTGA
- a CDS encoding MFS transporter, with protein sequence MAAIDNTTTGNVPNHGVTKEERKVIFASSLGTVFEWYDFYLYGSLAAIIAKHFFAGVNETTSFIFALLAFAAGFAVRPFGAIVFGRLGDMIGRKHTFLITIVIMGISTAIVGFLPGYATIGVAAPIILITLRLLQGLALGGEYGGAATYVAEHAPKGRRGYFTSWIQTTATLGLFLSLLVILACRTILGTEAFEAWGWRIPFLLSILLLIISVYIRLQLSESPVFLKMKAEGKASKAPLTESFARWDNLKIVIMALLGGTAGQAVVWYTGQFYALFFLLQTLKIDAQTANLLIAGSLLIGTPFFVIFGSLSDRIGRKGIIMAGCILAAVTYFPIFHALTQYGNPDVFIAQEKNPVTVVADPDQCSFQFDPVGKARFTSSCDLAKTVLAKRAIPYKNEKAEPGTVAQVRIGDKVIPSFEGTGMPAADFKARNDAFVATLGTALKDAGYPEKADPAKTNYPMVLLLLTILVIYVTMVYGPIAAWLVELFPARIRYTSMSLPYHIGNGWFGGFLPTVAFAMVAATGDIYYGLWYPIVIAVMTAILGIFFLPETKDREIHHT encoded by the coding sequence ATGGCCGCAATCGACAACACCACCACGGGCAACGTGCCCAACCACGGGGTCACCAAGGAGGAGCGCAAGGTCATCTTCGCCTCGTCCTTGGGCACCGTATTCGAATGGTACGACTTCTATCTATACGGCTCTCTCGCCGCGATCATCGCCAAACACTTTTTCGCCGGCGTCAACGAAACCACGTCCTTCATCTTCGCGCTGCTCGCGTTCGCGGCGGGGTTTGCCGTGCGGCCCTTCGGCGCGATTGTGTTCGGCCGACTGGGCGACATGATCGGGCGCAAGCACACCTTCCTGATCACTATCGTCATCATGGGTATCTCCACCGCCATCGTCGGTTTTCTGCCCGGCTACGCGACCATCGGTGTGGCGGCGCCGATCATCCTGATCACCCTGCGCCTGCTGCAAGGCCTGGCCCTGGGCGGTGAATACGGCGGGGCGGCGACCTACGTGGCCGAGCATGCGCCGAAGGGCCGGCGCGGTTATTTCACCTCGTGGATTCAAACCACCGCGACCCTCGGTCTGTTCCTGTCGCTGCTGGTGATCCTCGCCTGTCGCACGATCCTCGGCACCGAAGCCTTCGAGGCCTGGGGCTGGCGGATACCGTTCCTGCTGTCGATCCTGCTGCTTATCATCTCGGTGTACATCCGTCTGCAACTCAGTGAGTCGCCGGTGTTCCTGAAGATGAAGGCCGAGGGCAAGGCGTCCAAGGCGCCGCTGACCGAATCCTTTGCCCGCTGGGACAACCTGAAAATCGTGATCATGGCTTTGCTCGGAGGTACTGCTGGCCAGGCTGTCGTCTGGTACACCGGGCAGTTCTATGCGCTGTTCTTCCTGCTGCAGACGTTGAAGATCGACGCGCAGACCGCCAACTTGCTGATCGCCGGCTCGCTGCTGATCGGCACGCCGTTCTTCGTCATATTCGGCAGCCTGTCCGACCGTATCGGGCGCAAGGGCATCATCATGGCCGGCTGCATACTGGCGGCGGTGACCTACTTTCCGATCTTCCACGCGTTGACCCAGTACGGTAACCCCGACGTGTTCATCGCCCAGGAGAAGAATCCGGTGACGGTGGTCGCTGATCCAGACCAGTGCTCGTTCCAGTTCGACCCGGTGGGTAAGGCCAGATTCACCAGTTCCTGCGACCTTGCCAAGACGGTGCTGGCGAAACGGGCCATTCCTTATAAAAACGAGAAGGCTGAGCCGGGCACCGTCGCGCAGGTTCGTATCGGCGACAAGGTGATCCCGAGCTTCGAAGGCACCGGCATGCCGGCCGCCGACTTCAAGGCTCGCAACGACGCCTTCGTCGCCACCCTCGGCACTGCCCTCAAGGATGCCGGTTATCCCGAGAAGGCTGACCCGGCCAAGACCAATTACCCGATGGTGTTGTTGCTGCTGACCATCCTGGTGATCTACGTGACCATGGTTTACGGCCCGATCGCTGCGTGGCTGGTGGAACTGTTCCCGGCGCGCATCCGCTACACCTCGATGTCGCTGCCGTATCACATCGGCAACGGCTGGTTCGGCGGCTTCCTGCCGACGGTGGCCTTTGCGATGGTCGCGGCTACGGGGGATATCTACTACGGGTTGTGGTATCCGATCGTTATTGCGGTGATGACGGCCATACTCGGCATATTCTTCCTGCCGGAAACCAAGGATCGGGAAATTCATCACACTTAG
- a CDS encoding RES family NAD+ phosphorylase has product MVRLSELVELAGEPLQAYRLVNSKFPPVALFDDVADADEFEVLYQIQELTNPRLKNEVGRLELIPRSDIPFGIPGCSYATAPFTHVNPAGSRFSDGRFGVLYLADTLETALAEVKHHQSLYWSNVPDLNYERFVFRGLSCSFVDAGMKDATSIAMTDPVYDPDDYTHSRRLGKLVKEAGCPGLRYNSVRMHGSHCWALMTPKPVLSVIQAAHYEMIWNGQVTSVSQISEA; this is encoded by the coding sequence ATGGTGAGGCTGAGCGAACTGGTAGAACTTGCCGGTGAGCCATTGCAGGCCTATCGACTGGTCAATTCCAAGTTCCCACCGGTGGCGCTGTTTGATGACGTCGCCGACGCGGACGAGTTCGAGGTGCTGTATCAGATCCAGGAACTCACCAATCCCAGGTTGAAAAATGAAGTGGGTCGCCTTGAGTTGATCCCGCGCAGTGACATCCCGTTCGGTATTCCGGGCTGCTCTTACGCCACAGCACCATTCACCCACGTCAACCCCGCGGGTTCGCGGTTCAGCGATGGCCGTTTCGGGGTGCTGTACCTGGCGGACACACTGGAAACGGCATTGGCCGAAGTGAAACATCACCAGAGTCTGTACTGGTCGAACGTGCCAGACCTGAACTATGAGCGGTTCGTTTTCCGGGGGTTGTCCTGCTCTTTTGTGGATGCAGGGATGAAGGATGCGACGTCCATTGCGATGACCGACCCTGTTTATGATCCGGACGATTACACGCATTCCCGGCGTTTGGGGAAGTTGGTCAAAGAGGCAGGTTGCCCCGGGCTTCGTTATAACTCGGTGCGCATGCACGGCAGTCATTGCTGGGCGTTGATGACGCCGAAGCCGGTTTTATCGGTTATTCAGGCGGCGCATTACGAGATGATCTGGAATGGGCAGGTGACGAGTGTCAGTCAGATCAGTGAAGCATGA
- a CDS encoding cupin, giving the protein MARSHSLPTPAQTLLLEANGWVPNNPRLPVLVYPKAIAVDGSDPAALFEKTFRANGWPPQWRYGIYDFHHYHTKGHEVLGIASGHARLMLGGPDGHVLDVSAGDVVLLPAGTGHCNLDSSNDFLVVGAYPPGQHADICREAPSAEQQASIDRLPFPERDPVQGEDGAVSQHWADCLNEQRTFQKTRDT; this is encoded by the coding sequence ATGGCCCGCTCGCATTCCCTACCCACCCCCGCGCAAACCCTGCTGCTCGAAGCCAACGGCTGGGTGCCCAATAACCCGCGCCTGCCGGTGCTCGTCTACCCCAAGGCAATTGCCGTCGATGGCAGCGATCCGGCGGCGCTGTTCGAGAAAACGTTCAGGGCCAATGGCTGGCCACCGCAATGGCGTTACGGGATCTACGACTTCCACCACTATCACACCAAAGGTCATGAAGTGCTTGGCATTGCCAGCGGTCATGCGCGCTTGATGCTAGGCGGTCCAGACGGTCATGTGCTGGACGTCAGTGCAGGTGATGTAGTGTTGCTGCCAGCGGGAACCGGCCACTGCAACCTCGACTCGAGCAACGATTTCCTGGTAGTCGGCGCCTACCCGCCCGGGCAGCACGCCGATATTTGCCGCGAGGCGCCAAGCGCTGAGCAACAGGCGAGCATCGACAGGCTGCCATTTCCCGAGCGCGATCCGGTGCAGGGCGAGGATGGTGCGGTAAGTCAACACTGGGCAGATTGCCTGAATGAACAGCGAACCTTCCAAAAAACCCGGGACACCTGA
- a CDS encoding GFA family protein — MDRLTGGCLCGNVRIEASGRPYRVGLCHCLDCRKHHGALFHASAIFPQDAVTITGETRDYAGRFFCPRCGSSVFARTDDEIEVNLGSLDAPDQLTPTYESWITRRESWLPPFPLTRRYARDREGTGRFEE, encoded by the coding sequence ATGGACCGATTGACCGGTGGTTGCCTGTGCGGCAACGTCCGAATTGAAGCGTCGGGACGCCCTTACCGGGTCGGCCTATGCCACTGCCTCGACTGCCGCAAACATCATGGCGCGCTGTTTCACGCTTCCGCGATATTCCCCCAGGACGCGGTGACGATCACCGGCGAAACACGCGACTACGCCGGGCGGTTTTTCTGTCCGCGCTGCGGCTCTTCGGTTTTTGCCCGCACTGACGATGAAATCGAAGTGAACCTGGGATCACTGGATGCGCCCGACCAACTGACGCCCACTTACGAAAGCTGGATCACCCGTCGCGAGTCCTGGTTGCCGCCGTTTCCGCTCACGAGACGATACGCGCGCGACCGCGAAGGCACGGGGCGTTTTGAGGAGTAG
- a CDS encoding YkgB family protein has translation MKTVSIENYETSTASGKSSLGIKTTAIGTYGAYFALAVIYFWFGGMKFTHYEAQGLVPLVSNSPFLGWVYNIFSADTFSSLLGILEVSIGALIAGRLLSPKLSLIGGALSAGLFFTTLSFMFSTPGVIEPGLGFPAISVAPGQFLLKDIGLLFASIFVAGHSLTTLENR, from the coding sequence ATGAAAACCGTAAGCATCGAAAACTACGAAACCAGCACCGCCTCCGGAAAATCATCGCTCGGGATCAAAACCACAGCAATTGGAACCTACGGTGCGTACTTTGCCCTCGCCGTTATCTACTTCTGGTTCGGTGGCATGAAGTTCACTCACTACGAAGCGCAAGGCCTGGTTCCGCTGGTGAGCAACAGTCCTTTCCTGGGTTGGGTCTACAACATTTTCAGTGCGGATACCTTCTCCAGTCTGCTCGGCATTCTGGAAGTCTCGATCGGTGCGCTCATTGCAGGTCGACTGCTGTCACCCAAACTGTCATTGATCGGTGGCGCGTTGTCAGCCGGCCTGTTTTTCACGACCCTGAGCTTTATGTTCTCGACACCGGGCGTGATTGAACCGGGCCTCGGTTTCCCCGCCATTTCGGTTGCGCCGGGCCAGTTTCTCCTGAAAGACATCGGGTTGCTCTTCGCTTCCATTTTCGTGGCCGGCCACTCTTTGACCACGCTGGAAAACCGTTGA
- a CDS encoding chorismate mutase, which translates to MLCSPRLPLLLTCALSGLLACGAQAGTPSPAPASLQPLLVTMNERLNIADLVALTKWDSHKPIQDSVREAQVIANARKQAVTRKLDPDEVAELIAAQIEANKLVQYGLLAQWQAAGKAPDMPRPDLANQIRPRLDELQNRLLQHYADFTPYRKDPNCAQWLAAERSALIKDALHGQALIRATGELCVTD; encoded by the coding sequence ATGTTGTGTTCCCCACGCCTGCCGCTGCTGCTGACCTGCGCCCTGTCCGGTTTACTCGCTTGCGGCGCACAAGCCGGCACGCCTTCCCCGGCGCCCGCCAGTCTGCAACCGCTGCTGGTGACGATGAACGAACGCCTGAACATCGCTGATCTGGTGGCGCTGACCAAATGGGACAGCCACAAACCGATCCAGGACAGCGTCCGGGAAGCGCAAGTCATCGCCAACGCCCGGAAGCAGGCCGTTACCCGCAAACTCGACCCGGACGAGGTCGCCGAGTTGATCGCCGCACAGATCGAAGCCAACAAGCTGGTGCAATACGGGCTGCTCGCGCAATGGCAAGCGGCGGGCAAGGCGCCTGACATGCCACGGCCGGATCTTGCCAATCAAATCCGGCCACGGCTGGACGAGCTGCAAAATCGCCTGTTGCAGCACTACGCCGATTTCACGCCTTATCGCAAAGACCCGAACTGTGCCCAGTGGCTGGCCGCAGAGCGATCCGCGCTGATCAAGGATGCCCTGCATGGCCAGGCACTGATCCGCGCCACCGGTGAGTTGTGTGTAACGGACTGA
- a CDS encoding DUF2931 family protein — MRALVLLLGLWLVTGCQASDTLSKSELTRKWWSLSFNQPNYMKVWVEDSQVEDINGKLLRRTGGGTAAGNEPEDGTESARGWGQITGGIREVVGADLPKRIYVRWQSVVESKTYRVWIDMPEEARQIMRATVNEPCPTTPDEPAGTIALVYVGLAPGGIAQVWVSDKCMKPVKVARAQAEIEPLGPHLGKSGGNYYPLSDESKRYVEQFGIPYGSW, encoded by the coding sequence ATGCGTGCTTTGGTTTTATTACTTGGCCTGTGGCTGGTGACTGGGTGTCAGGCTTCGGACACCCTCTCAAAAAGCGAGCTCACCAGGAAATGGTGGAGTCTCAGCTTCAACCAGCCGAATTACATGAAAGTTTGGGTCGAAGACAGCCAGGTCGAAGACATCAACGGCAAATTATTACGCCGAACAGGTGGTGGAACGGCTGCAGGAAATGAGCCGGAAGACGGCACGGAGTCCGCGCGGGGATGGGGACAGATTACGGGAGGAATCCGGGAAGTCGTGGGAGCGGATTTGCCAAAACGTATCTATGTTCGCTGGCAGTCTGTAGTGGAGTCAAAAACCTATCGGGTCTGGATCGATATGCCTGAGGAAGCTCGGCAAATCATGCGGGCAACAGTGAACGAGCCTTGCCCGACGACGCCGGACGAACCTGCCGGTACGATTGCATTGGTCTACGTAGGCCTCGCACCTGGAGGGATTGCGCAGGTTTGGGTATCGGACAAATGCATGAAGCCCGTAAAAGTCGCGCGTGCCCAAGCAGAAATAGAACCCTTGGGACCCCACCTCGGAAAATCCGGTGGCAACTATTACCCGTTGTCCGACGAGTCCAAACGCTACGTCGAACAATTCGGCATCCCCTACGGCAGCTGGTAA
- a CDS encoding helix-turn-helix transcriptional regulator, whose translation MDRLSTLFSQFGVRAHLFYNGRLCGMASYDGADQRGHFHLLQAGSVTLRGGERKDSLLTRPSLIFLPRPSRYQLLAGEPEGAQLLCASMVFEGGIDNPLSASLPDCLVLSLEELPLLADTLRWMFVEAAAGHCGREAALDRLFELLIILLFRHLLDQNQLRTGMMAGLADSRLARSLVQLHNAPQRAWSVAELASESNMSRAAYAAHFRVVIGQTPADYLLSWRISLAQKRLREGRPITLIAAEVGYESPSALARAFRRKTGYSPRDWMKDVTGEGAELS comes from the coding sequence ATGGATCGCTTGTCTACGTTGTTCTCGCAGTTCGGCGTACGCGCACACCTGTTTTATAACGGCAGGCTTTGCGGTATGGCGTCGTACGATGGCGCCGACCAGCGTGGTCATTTTCATCTGCTGCAAGCCGGTAGCGTCACGTTGCGCGGGGGGGAGCGCAAAGATTCGCTGTTGACCCGGCCCAGCCTGATTTTTCTGCCACGCCCAAGCCGGTATCAACTGCTCGCCGGTGAACCCGAGGGGGCTCAACTCTTGTGTGCGTCGATGGTGTTCGAAGGCGGGATCGATAACCCGTTGTCGGCTTCGTTACCCGATTGCCTGGTGTTGTCCCTGGAAGAGTTACCACTGCTGGCGGATACGCTGCGATGGATGTTCGTTGAGGCGGCCGCCGGGCATTGTGGCCGGGAAGCAGCGCTGGATCGTCTGTTCGAATTACTGATCATCCTGCTGTTTCGACACCTGCTCGATCAAAACCAACTGCGTACCGGAATGATGGCCGGGCTGGCCGATTCGCGGCTGGCGCGCTCGCTGGTACAACTGCACAACGCACCTCAACGAGCCTGGTCGGTTGCGGAGCTGGCGAGCGAGTCGAACATGTCGCGTGCGGCCTATGCCGCGCATTTCCGTGTCGTTATAGGGCAGACACCTGCGGATTATCTGTTGAGCTGGCGTATCAGCCTGGCGCAGAAGCGTTTGCGTGAAGGCCGGCCGATCACGTTGATCGCCGCCGAGGTCGGTTATGAAAGTCCTTCGGCACTTGCTCGCGCATTTCGTCGCAAGACAGGCTACAGCCCTCGGGACTGGATGAAAGATGTGACAGGAGAGGGGGCAGAACTTTCTTGA
- a CDS encoding winged helix-turn-helix domain-containing protein, with product MPFVFEDYVLDQERRELTSRGQVVPIGPQVFDLLLQLVSHRDRVVSKDDLLKAVWSGRVVSESTITSHINAVRKAIGDTGEEQRLVRTVARKGYRFIGEVEDGETAGATQPDGQGFGARVPVDPNEPAPYPLSLPDKPSITVLPFQNLSGDPEQDYFADGVVEDIIAALSRIRWLFVIARNSSFTYKGRAVDVKGVSQELGVRYVLEGSVRRSGDRVRLTGQLIDATTGTHLWAERFEGTLHDIFELQDQIAESVVGAIAPQLERAEIERAKRKPTESLCAYDYYLRGMAKLHSGTREAIEEALSLFYKAIELDPEFASAYGTAAWCHFWRKLNGWMTDRPREIAEGARLARLAMTLGRDDAVALTRSGHALAHLTGDLDGGIALLDRARLLNPNLAPAWYLGGILRALRGETDAAIENLNHAVRLSPLDPEMFRMQVGIALAHFFAGRFDCATDWAEKALRNLPTLLPSVALVAASHALSGRMDKAKEAILRLHELDPSLRISNLRDWLPIQRPEDLARFAQGLRLAGLAE from the coding sequence TTGCCATTCGTGTTTGAAGACTATGTGCTCGATCAAGAGCGCCGGGAACTCACCTCGCGCGGGCAAGTCGTGCCCATCGGGCCACAGGTCTTCGATTTATTGCTGCAGCTCGTCAGCCACCGCGATCGCGTCGTCAGCAAGGACGATCTGCTCAAGGCGGTGTGGAGCGGCCGGGTCGTTTCGGAATCGACGATCACCAGCCACATCAATGCGGTGCGCAAGGCCATCGGCGATACCGGCGAGGAACAGCGCCTGGTTCGCACGGTCGCCCGCAAGGGTTACCGCTTCATCGGCGAGGTCGAGGATGGCGAAACCGCAGGGGCAACACAGCCTGACGGCCAGGGTTTCGGCGCACGCGTGCCCGTGGACCCGAATGAACCCGCCCCCTATCCCCTCTCCCTTCCGGACAAACCCTCGATCACCGTCCTGCCGTTCCAGAACCTGAGCGGTGATCCGGAACAGGATTACTTCGCCGACGGCGTGGTTGAAGACATCATCGCCGCCCTGTCGCGTATTCGCTGGCTGTTCGTCATCGCGCGCAATTCAAGCTTCACGTACAAAGGCCGGGCGGTGGACGTCAAGGGCGTCAGCCAGGAGCTCGGCGTGCGTTACGTGCTGGAAGGCAGCGTGCGCAGGTCCGGTGACCGGGTACGCCTCACCGGGCAACTGATTGATGCAACGACCGGGACGCATCTCTGGGCGGAACGTTTCGAAGGCACGCTCCACGACATTTTCGAGTTGCAGGATCAGATCGCTGAAAGCGTCGTCGGCGCTATCGCGCCGCAGCTCGAGCGGGCGGAAATCGAGCGGGCCAAGCGCAAGCCGACGGAAAGCCTGTGCGCCTACGACTATTACCTGCGTGGCATGGCGAAACTGCACAGCGGCACACGGGAAGCCATCGAGGAAGCGCTGTCCTTGTTCTACAAAGCCATCGAGCTCGACCCGGAGTTTGCATCGGCCTATGGCACGGCGGCGTGGTGTCATTTCTGGCGCAAGTTGAATGGCTGGATGACGGACCGACCCCGAGAGATCGCCGAAGGCGCGCGGCTTGCGCGTCTGGCCATGACACTCGGTCGTGACGATGCGGTGGCGTTGACGAGAAGCGGACATGCACTGGCCCATCTCACCGGCGACCTCGATGGCGGCATTGCCCTGCTCGACAGGGCACGCCTGCTCAATCCCAACCTCGCCCCGGCCTGGTATCTGGGCGGTATTTTGCGTGCATTGCGCGGTGAAACAGACGCCGCCATCGAGAACCTGAACCATGCCGTTCGCTTGAGTCCGCTGGATCCGGAAATGTTCAGGATGCAGGTGGGCATAGCCCTTGCGCATTTCTTTGCCGGACGCTTCGACTGTGCGACGGACTGGGCGGAAAAGGCATTGAGGAACCTGCCTACCCTGCTGCCTTCTGTGGCTCTCGTGGCGGCCAGTCATGCGCTCAGCGGGCGGATGGACAAGGCGAAGGAGGCGATTCTGCGCCTGCATGAGCTGGATCCGTCGTTGCGTATTTCCAACTTGAGGGATTGGTTGCCTATCCAGCGGCCTGAGGATCTTGCACGTTTTGCGCAGGGGCTGCGGTTGGCCGGGTTGGCCGAGTGA
- a CDS encoding glutamine synthetase family protein: MTEPLLSFDALKRAAAAGEIDTVLVCMVDMQGRLVGKRFQVEFFIDSGHEETHCCNYLLADDIDMEPVPGYAAASWSKGYGDFVLKPDMSTLRRVPWLECTALVLCDVLDHHHRKDLPHSPRAILKRQVERLRERGYTGMFASELEFYLFDESYEAIHQRNYHQPKTAGHYIEDYNILQTTREEPVLRAIRKHLQASGIPVENSKGEWGPGQEEINIRYADAMTMADHHVIIKHACKEIAQLQGKAITFMAKWRYDAAGSSSHIHNSLWDKNAKKPLFFDAKAEFGMSKLMRAWVAGQLKYANDITCFLAPYINSYKRFQAGTFAPTRAVWSRDNRTAGFRLCAEGSKSIRIECRIGGADLNPYLAFAALIAAGLAGVDEKLELAAPFEGDAYVDEHLPEVSKTLRDACSALKGSSMLREAFGDEVVDHYVHTAEWEQKEYDRRITDWELQRGFERY; the protein is encoded by the coding sequence ATGACCGAGCCCCTCCTCAGTTTTGATGCGCTCAAGCGCGCTGCTGCCGCTGGTGAAATCGACACCGTATTGGTCTGCATGGTCGACATGCAGGGACGCCTCGTCGGCAAGCGATTCCAGGTCGAGTTTTTCATCGACAGTGGCCACGAAGAAACCCACTGCTGCAATTACCTGCTGGCTGACGACATCGACATGGAACCGGTGCCGGGTTATGCCGCGGCCAGTTGGAGCAAGGGCTATGGCGACTTCGTCCTCAAACCCGACATGTCCACGCTGCGGCGCGTGCCCTGGCTCGAATGCACGGCGCTGGTGCTGTGCGACGTGCTCGATCATCACCATCGAAAAGACTTGCCGCACAGCCCGCGGGCGATTCTGAAAAGACAGGTCGAACGCCTGCGCGAGCGTGGCTACACCGGCATGTTCGCCTCGGAACTCGAGTTCTATCTGTTCGATGAGAGCTACGAGGCGATCCACCAGCGCAACTATCACCAACCGAAAACCGCCGGCCATTACATCGAGGATTACAACATCCTGCAGACCACCCGCGAAGAGCCGGTGCTGCGGGCGATCCGCAAGCACCTGCAGGCGTCGGGCATTCCCGTGGAAAACTCCAAGGGTGAATGGGGCCCCGGCCAGGAAGAAATCAACATTCGTTACGCCGATGCCATGACCATGGCCGACCACCACGTCATTATCAAGCACGCCTGCAAAGAGATCGCGCAGTTGCAAGGCAAGGCGATCACGTTCATGGCCAAGTGGCGCTATGACGCCGCCGGTTCCAGCAGCCATATCCATAATTCGCTGTGGGACAAGAACGCGAAGAAGCCGTTGTTCTTCGACGCGAAAGCCGAGTTCGGCATGTCGAAACTGATGCGCGCCTGGGTCGCCGGGCAGCTCAAGTACGCCAACGACATCACCTGTTTTCTCGCGCCGTACATCAATTCATACAAGCGCTTCCAGGCCGGCACCTTCGCGCCGACGCGGGCGGTGTGGAGCCGGGACAATCGCACCGCAGGCTTCCGTTTGTGCGCCGAAGGCAGCAAATCCATCCGCATCGAATGCCGCATCGGCGGCGCGGATCTCAACCCCTATCTGGCCTTCGCTGCGCTGATCGCGGCGGGCCTGGCCGGTGTCGACGAGAAGCTCGAGCTCGCAGCGCCGTTCGAGGGCGATGCCTACGTCGATGAACATCTGCCGGAAGTGTCGAAAACCCTGCGCGACGCCTGCTCTGCACTCAAGGGCTCGAGCATGTTGCGCGAGGCCTTCGGCGATGAAGTGGTCGATCACTACGTGCACACCGCCGAGTGGGAGCAGAAAGAGTACGACCGGCGAATCACCGACTGGGAATTGCAGCGCGGCTTCGAGCGCTATTGA
- a CDS encoding c-type cytochrome: MMKAVALTFVLALTAGAFCTPVAAAGDVEAGAKLFTRICGGCHQVGESARGGFGPQLNGIFGRPSGSVADYQYSDAMKSAGIVWTRETLTAYLEAPKKVVPGTRMIFWGLSDPEKIEDVLAYLQTFQAQ; encoded by the coding sequence ATGATGAAAGCTGTAGCCCTCACCTTCGTCCTTGCACTGACGGCAGGGGCATTTTGCACACCGGTGGCAGCGGCGGGGGATGTTGAAGCCGGGGCGAAACTGTTCACGCGGATCTGCGGCGGCTGCCATCAAGTGGGCGAGTCGGCGCGGGGCGGTTTCGGCCCGCAACTCAATGGCATTTTCGGCCGTCCTTCGGGAAGCGTGGCGGACTACCAGTACTCCGACGCGATGAAATCCGCCGGCATTGTCTGGACGCGCGAGACACTGACGGCTTACCTCGAAGCGCCGAAGAAAGTGGTGCCGGGCACCCGTATGATTTTCTGGGGGCTCAGCGATCCGGAGAAGATCGAGGATGTGCTGGCGTACTTGCAGACGTTTCAGGCGCAGTAA